From the genome of Oxyura jamaicensis isolate SHBP4307 breed ruddy duck chromosome 2, BPBGC_Ojam_1.0, whole genome shotgun sequence:
TGTCTTGTTCATTGTACAGTTACCTAATTTCAGCACTTAAAGATtactttaatatctttttttttttttttttttaaatcccatcATTCCACTGTTTATGTAAAAGAATTGTACTGGTTTCACTTCAGGAAACCAATTTAGTTTTCCTTAATGCATCGCTTTGCACCACAATTAACTTCATCTTCTTTTACAAGTTTGATCGAGTAAGCCAGGGAAATTCCTGGAAGccaaaaagagaataaaatacttATCAGAATGGGCAGACAGTAAGAGGATCATGATACAAATATGTACTACCAGATGGAATCTACAAGACATAAATAAAGACTGCTCAGAAAAGCGTTTTGTCTCATTTTGTCAGGAATGGGAAGAAACAACTGTCATGCCTGGGAAGAGTCATTAAAGACTCTAGGCATCAGTAAGAGCCAAcgaagaaaaaaacaaggaaagaagaCAATGCAGTGCAAAGGCACTGATTCTGCCATCTCCCAACTCCAAAGAGAATCTTCGAGAAGCCTTTCAGCCATCTGCCTTCTCTGCAGTTTCTGACTACTTAAGAAAGGCAAACACATAAATACCTGTTTCTTCCTGTCAGACTGTGGATCAATCATTACATTTATAAGAGAAGGTGTTTGCTTGTCAGTCACACTTGCTTTCAGAGCTTTCTGCAATTCTTCTGGTGTTTTAACAAAATATCCTTTACCACCAAACGCAGACATAATTTCCTCATAGTGTGAATTTGGCAGGAGAGAAACTGGAGGTACActgcagtgaaacagaaaactcTGAGAAATAGCAGGGAAGAATCGCCAGGTTGACCAATTTAATTACTTCAGCACAGCAATTCTAAAGTACACGATTATTATTGTTCTGGACTGATGAATTCTTCTGGGCTGGAGGAACTGTTTCCTATACCACTTAAGCTATGCTTAGAGTCACGTTTTCATCTGGAGAAACTCTTGAGTAGGCTTGTAGCCTACTAGTTCAGGGCACAGGGATCTCAGCTCCAGAAACAGAAGCCCAGCGTATACTTACAACACAGGCCTTGGGTAGTTTGGAAGACCATTGTCATTTTGGAGGTCATCCCACTATGAACTCTATATCCTGCTGGGCCTGAGCTGCTACTGGAACCTGAGATGACTAACGGAGTGTCATTTCTCTGCTAGACAGTTGCATAAACAATAGTCTGTAATTAGGTTGATTCCTCGCCTTTGATAactagttttatttatttatttatttatttatttattttttacacaaaCTAACTCTAGGACTTATGTTCACTTCATGAAAAATTTCAATCTGAAttataaagcattaaaagtgaACAGAATGACTATTTTGGTCATTTCTTCCTTAATTAACAAGACACTGAAGATGCTCACCATGTAGCAGGATCTCCATATTGTAACATCTCTTTCCAGTTATCCGCATTCAAACCAGTGTAAATCCCGTTGTTGTTTACCACAATAATCAGGATTGGCAAGTTGTATCTACAGAGAGATATTTGGGAGATCTTTGAAATATCTGTACCTTTCTGCAAGGTGTTGAAAGTGTTACTTTTCATTATagataaaatgaagaattaaaaaaatcactttcaccTGAAACATGACCTACTTGTCACTGGTAACAACACATAGTCAAAAATGACTACGGATATTGTCTGGCTTGTTTTCATGTGTCTTAACTGAAGTGTATCCTATAACAGCAGTGTTCTTGGCCTTCTAGTTCAATTGATCCAGGCAGCATATGAAGAGCAAAAACCAGTTTTTTTTGAGCAAAAACCAGTTACCTGCAAATTGTTTCCACTTCCATCCCAGAAAATCCAAAAGCACTATCTCCTTCTATGCAGATGACTCGCTTTTCAGGTGTTCGGTCCTTAGCTACCAGTGCAGCTGCTATGGCAAAACCCAGTCCAACTCCCATTGTTCCAAAAGTACCTGCATCAAGCCTAAAGGTGAGAACATAGAATTACTATCTCTAAGTTCACGTAAACTTTTCAGTTAATCCAcaatttatctttaattttaataattactCATATACTATTCCAATATCGTTTCATAAACGATTAGTTTGTTTGGATACCAGATGTATGGATTATTAATTTAAACATCAAATAAGACTGAGAATTATTTGAGACAAACATCCTAGAACTAATTAAAATTGAGAACTCTCATACACTAGTGGTATTACAATAAAGAAAGACTATTCTTATATGCTTTTAGCTTGcatagtaacagtatttcaaaaacattcaatTACTCTAGAGATAGGCAGACTACATGAAATCTCTCTGTATttaattctttgaaaatgtaactAGAAGTCTGAAAGCCATCAGTTAAATAATGCGGTTCAAACTTTAGTCTTCTGTTCAACTTTTGAAATCAAATTGCAATCTGTAATTAAGTTAGATCATTTCAGTCAGAAGCACATAATGGAAACAAAAGTACACGAAGAACTAGATTACTCTAGGGTTAACTTCTCCTATTTGCTTTCAGACATGCGCAATTCAATATGAACCCAATTTACTGGGTTCATACTGAgcccttattttaaaaaggagaaaaaatgcaaaccCTTCCCCCAACTTTACTGGAAcctttggggttttgttttgtttacaaagAAGTATTTAGGTTCATCTAGGACATGTTACTTTCATGAAAAGGCTTTAAGCTTCCCAGTCAGATCAGAAGGTTCATCTCACCCAGGGAGAACTTTTCACCCCCATCTTCAAGAAACGACACTTAATTCTTACCTATAATCATTCTGTGTGGTACAGCTTTAATAAATACACATGcacatttctgaatttcagtgccTGCATTTTAGGTACACAGGTTTGCATGAAAGTGTGTTCGATATATAAttcaattttcaaaacaagcttGTTCTTCGTAAGTATTCCCTGTTCTTTAAGTGttgtgtttcaaagaaaaacttgttttgCATGAATTCTTTTTAACATGAGATTCCATACTactattcttattttaaatcagtatttaCCATACCCTTTGGGCACAGAAATAAGCATCTACACTGGAGAATTTAGTATGACGCTCCTCACTCACTTTCCACAAAAGAGAGTGAGAAACTATCTtccctctgctgcagagcacacagGTCACAGGGAATTTGAAATCTCTGACAGGCATCAGTATATGAGTGGATAACTTCCCTTTACCCAacatatgtttattttgtttagcgactttaaaaagaattatgaAAATTCTGGACCATCATATTTCTcagttaaatgaaaacatttatataaaaaccTAGTCTGTTGCATGAGCACAACTAAGAAAATACCACACCTTTGACGGGGATAATAATTAGGAAGCATAGTTCGTCCGATGTCCATGGTGTTGGCTCCCTCACTTACTAAAATGCTGTCCTTGGGTATCAGTTCTCTGATGTGATGAAAGACTGTGTAGTAATTCATAGGCAGGGATTTCTGTAATGCTAataccttaaaaataacaaaatatagaGTAAGGTGCAGAATTGAGATACGTACATAATACTATGGTACTATGCTAGGTAGGGATGAACTATTTGGCATTCCATGCTATATTTCAAGGTCACTTGTGCTTTATTCTGGTGACAACATTTATCAGAGGAGCATTCTGGTCAGCAACCTGCTCCCTTGGCTGGCCCGTCATTAACAGCAACCTATTAAACCCAGTTTAACCTGAGTGACACATGATTTTTTCCACACACAGGTTTCACTGTTGATAACTCTAAATGAGTTGCCATCTCTATGGTAGGAGGAAGTTCAAAAGGCTGAACTGCTACAATTGATCTAGTTTAAATCCCACCTTGGAAAAAAGCACCTGAACTTGCAGAGTAAGAGTTGTATAAAGTTAAGCATACGTTAACTGTCTGTGGTATTTTGGCTTGAGAAGCTACTTACAGTTAATAGAGATTGTTTCCACCAGCCTTGCTTTGGACATTAATGTCCAAATTAACTGAGAAGTTTGAATGTAGAGCAGTGACAAAATTATGTATCAGTATCTTATCAGTATCAGTAACAGGCAAGAAAACTCCTGATTTCTTTAATATAACCATACCTTTGATCTTTCCtcattgttctttattttctctctcagtttCTTCCACCACTCTGAATTAGAAGGATATTTCAATGGTCTTTTGCTGAATTCTTCTAAAAGCTGGAACAACATTTGAAATGTTGCAAATGTCTTTCAGTACATATAAAAATACCACAAGCATCAAGAATGTTATCAAGAAGGATCCCTGCACAAACCAAGATCTTTAACATTTAACTTGGGATGCATAGCTTGGATACGTTGCGGGAAACAtgcctttccttgtttttgtttttttgttttaaactggtAACTAtataaatcagaagaaattaaggtcaaaaaaaaggagaacacCTGACATTACATTACCTGCTTAGTCACGGCATTTATGTCACCTAGTAAAACTGCAGCTGGTCTCACATTATTCCCCAGCTCTTCTGCACAAATATCAAtctgcatttcaaaaagaaagaccCCTGTTAACTCAGAGATAttatagggattttttttttccagttcaagTGAGGAACATTATCTGACTGTCTTTATACATTGTTTTGGCTGTACAAATAAATTCCCCTGCCTTTTACTGAAATGACATCAGGAAATGCTTTATTCAAAGTGAAATTAACTCTTGACAGTGAAAAAAGTGACTCtaaatgagattaaaaagtattcttgcattttttttagataaaagaaacagaagaaatattgatttcaaaagtaaaaaagaaaactagttttttttttttaaaaaaaaaaaaaaaaaaaaaaatNNNNNNNNNNNNNNNNNNNNNNNNNNNNNNNNNNNNNNNNNNNNNNNNNNNNNNNNNNNNNNNNNNNNNNNNNNNNNNNNNNNNNNNNNNNNNNNNNNNNaaaaaaaaaaatttttttttttttttttaaaaaaaaaaaaaaaaaaaaaaaagttattcctCTACAAAAGATGAAGTTTGGAAACTGAGATAATGTTCCAGACCACTGAAAGTGGGCCAGCCACACCACACTAAGTCAACTATTACTCTTCGATCACAGGCTctaaggaagaatattttttggGCATAATCTGTTTAACAACTTGTATTTCTAGGAGCTGGCAGATTACCAAATACACTAATTAGTTAAAtagcctttctttctttttttcccatgaacaTCTCCGAGTGACTGAGCTCTTACAATGACTGACTGACTCTGGATCTGAAGGtaattgtattttgaaaacatgcaaCTGAGAAAGCAGTCGAACAGTACGAAAGGTTTTGCAGTTTAAGGACAATTTGTTTTCAACCACTGAAATTCCAGAGCTCCAAAGATCACATGCATATCAAAAGTCCAATCTTGTATTAAACAACTATACAACAGTGTCTGCCCTCCTCACAACATCAGCACCAAGTCTTTTATAGctggaaaagtttttttaaccatttttagaaaatacaaggaagtaataaataaataaaaattaaagaaatcacAACTATTTCTAGAAAACTACCGTAATTAAATCAACTCTATTGCACTGTCTGTACAGCAATATTTCCAACTAACTATGCTACCAGAATAAATTGCAAAAACTGCTCTAGACAATGCTGGAACACAGAGGACTTCcttcaaattgcattttttgtGCTTACCTGAATAACCTTTACATCTTGTCGAAACCTTGGCGGAAGACCAAAATGCAAAATCCAGTTCAACCTTGCACCAAGCAAGATGACTACATCAGCATGCTGTAATGCCCTATAAAGGCAAACAAGAATTAGATGAGGAGGAATTACTGTTAAATTTaatagtgttttaaaaattagaagtaATACTAACCACCAAAGCAAACACAAGAATATATGCATAATCCTTTCTTCCTCTAAGCTGCTTGTTTAGCTCCATAAACCCCTGACCTTTTACATAGTCAATCATTAAGCCATTCTTGAGTTTAGgaactcaaggaaaaaaattactcttttcCTAATACACTGTGTTAAGAAAGAAATTGTAACACCGGAAGACTAACAAAATGCTATCATGATGCTGAGCTTAAAGCAAAACACTCACTACTCTGAAACTGACAACAGTAATTGCCAAAATTAAGATTGTTGTGGCCCTCTCAGTTTAGGCTCCTGTTAATTTACCTTCCAGCTGCGTACACAATACatggtattttcttttattctccatttttcttATGAGCGTGCTTACCAATGACAAAGCTACAATGCTTGACAAAGggcaaatattttagttttgagTATGTGAATGTCCTACCTGCAAGCTAATTCTGTGCATACTCATACCTACCAGGATTCTTACAGTTCGCTCAcattaattttgcaaaaaactttttttaaaaaactaattttttatatattcattctaaagattttgaaatacttttctttttcaataaagtGCAATTCAGTGATGGTGTACTGCAAACACCACACAAATACAGCAGTTCAAGGTTTGCTGTCTGCTGTGAGCATCTTGTGTGCATCTTTTGCTTCTCTGGTGTGAAAATAGAAAGCTAATAGTTTTTCAAGTGGTGCactaaattaaatacttaagaTAAACTGTTCACTAGCTTCACTTTGTTATGAAATACACACTAACAACATTGATACATCTACTTGCCGTAGGTTTCATAGCTACAAAATACTAGCTCTCAGACAAGTATCTTCCTGGTCCGCATTCTAAGCGTTGTCAGAAGCAATCCACCTaaatttgttgtttctttccaaGCAAGATCTTCAACGCTCTATAATGAGCTGCAAAACATAGCTGAAAACACTTTCTGATGTATACGTTTGGTCTTCCCTGGAATTTGTAAAACACCACAATTCCCAGTTGTTTCTCAGACGTTAGGATTAGAAGCCTTGCTTTATATTTACGTGGATCTTGCTGCAGCTACACAATTTGGATGGTTATCAGGAACTACTCCTTTTGCCATTGGTGTAGGCAAAAAAGGCAGTCCACAGAGGTCCACCAACTTTCGGATGTTGTTTTCAGCATGTGAATAAGCAGCAcctgaatgaaacaaaatagaCTGCTTAATACTATTGAAACCTACTGCATCCACCTGCGTTTCAATTAGCCTGATTACAACAGTGGCAGAAAGAGCACTATTTCCCATTATGAAAGCTGcctgttattttttattctggACAACTCAAATAGGACACACCAAACAATAGGTACTTGGGTTCAAATGTCATTTTGGGTGGGCTAAGTTCTGTATTATGGCACAGAAATTAGTCGGGAATTTTAGAATTCCTGGTAGTATCTCTACAGTTAAGAAAATGgctatctgatttttttctgcttaaactTGTATTTCACCAATTGACTTTTCTTTTAACCTAGATGAAAAAGAGGTTacataaaaaatgttataaaaacagaacagattttaacatcaaatttcaaagtttttttttttgtttgtttttgtttttttttttgttgtttgtttgttttaatagaatGTGAAAAATCGATGGCTAACACTgatggggaaaagaaatcattttggtCATTGGTCTTTCCTACACATGTACAGTCAAAGCATGCTACCTTTGCCAATGATTAACAGAGGCTGCTTGGCATGAGCGATCAGAGATACTGCCTTGGATACAGCAGAGTGTTCAGCCATGCTGATGGGAGGTGGTGGGCAGCATTCTACGTACCTGGAAATCAATCAGAATAGAAGagggtgtttaaaaaaaatacaacaaaacaagagATGTCAGAAGACCCATTGTTTAGCATaaagccacagctgctgcacacCATGTTACCCACAGAATTTATCAGAACAggatacatatatttttaaaacagactcCAAATTTTTTCTTGCACATTTCTTTTATCTTATAGGTAGTATTACTCCAGAGATGAAGTAACGTTGGTGTTCTACCATCACAGTAATTCATTTTTTGCACGCTTAATGATAAACTATAATCCAAATAACATTATAATGGAAAGTCAATTTATAGTATCATTATTTTAGCctcatagcaaaaaaaaagtatcattaTTTTAGCCTCATAGCAAATTATTTGATGTcttgttctttttatctttttcttgttttaagaaaatactaaagaaaCTTAAACTAAAATTTATTCAGTgccttgaaaaataatgaatataatcTGTACATACTTGACAGAGCTCTTGTTCACTTCGAGATTTACAAAATCCCCAGGTATATCAATATAGCAAGAACCTGGACGCCCATAAATGCTGGTTCTTACAGCCTAGAAACAGATGATCAGTTTTAACCTGTTTGAAAGGATGCTaaagaactttaaaacaaacaaacaaacaaagaaacacaacaaGGAACATGCTTCAGTATGTAGTGAGGTGTTTAAGATTGCTGAaacttcacaggaaaaaatccCAAGGACTGATTTATACCAATAGATTTAAGGTTTAACagttatttacatttctgcctATGCACAGTATTAGACTGtaaattctttatttaataTGGAATAAGACAACTGTATTACAAGCAATTGTATTTGGAAATActagaataaacattttatttaaggtagcataaacacagaaaaaagacaACCAACTCCTCCATCTTCTATTTGGCTCTTAGCTCTTCTCTTACAGGTAGATACtctgaatttcagattttgcaCTTCAGGAAACAGTATTATTGTATGCAGAATTTAGGCTGACATGGCTACAGCAGGAGTCTTTTGAAATCCTTCCTGAAGCATGGAGATAAGGATGTGTTCTTTCTCAGACAAACATatgcagaacaaacaaacaaaacaatctgCACACCCCAAAACTAAATACAACCCTTTCCACCTCCCCCCTCCAAATCTTCTTCACTTAATGAAAGCATGTAGTAACAGAACTTCAGAGCTAAAAGAGATCAAGTTTGCATTATTGCATTTCTAGTTCTTGCAGATCTccctaaaagcattttttcatcaaaatccTTGCAGCTCTGACTGAAGCTaacaaaaaatgctgcaggCATCAGTAAACATCAGATTGGaacagtatttatttctaatctTTTCCATAGCACTATTcgtagaaaaaaataaaaaaagccctGGGTGTCAGGGGTGACTTCTAAAACAAACCAGACCTCAAGCAGTAGGAGACATTTACAAGATGTTCTATTGCTAATTTAGTACTTTCTCATACCTTTTCAATAACAGCAGGAATAACTTCTAGGCTGCTGGGGCGGACGGACAGTTTGTTGTACAGCCTACCAGCTTCAACctaaataaatcaatataatGATTATATGCATTTATCAAAGTGATTTGGTCATTTCCAACTCACTTCAACAtgagtgaaatgaaaaaatgacaaattgaAAGCAACAAGGGGAAAATTCCCACACAGAAAATCGAAGTtcctcagctggtgtaaattgTCAAGCCACACTCATTTGCTGAGtgcttacatattttttccagaaagtggTGCTTCTGTTCttgtaaagtttatttttttttctcttccatttcagaaCAGACAGGCAAGGACAATAAACACCAGCTGAGACCTAAAACAGAGCATGAACTGCAGCATGATGGTGGACAAAGACAAGTAATCTGGTGGATTACACAGTGCCAATTTTCAACCAGTAGATGGAGCAAATCAACAGCATTACACAATCTGCTAGGAAATGTTAGTGTCTGGGATTGTTATCCCTATGTTAAGGAAGAAATACCATTGGTTATATAACTGAAACTATTTTGTAGAAAGTGATATGTTTGTGTACCTGTGGAAATTCTTGGAAAGCTCCCATGGTTTCCTGATTTCTGTCAGAAGACCCTCCAATAACAATCAAAGGcctagaaaatattaaaagatatatgcatacatatatttttgtaattgcaATCACATCTGTTAGCTCTACTTAATGCCAAATCTTACTACTGTTGAGACATCAACGTGAATAGAAAGTGGCCAGCCCATTCCAGGGGTGGACTCTGAACATCAATATCAGGTGGTTGACTTCCTAGCAGCCTTTAGGTGTCTAATTGTAGGACAGTCTGGCCATATTAAATTATCTCCATCTAAGCATAAAAATTCTGTAACAGCTGTATTACTAGCAATTTTAATTAGTTTGACAGCATGGGTGGCATGGTAGTTTGAGAGAAATGACAACAGCTGATGCTTCAAGCTTTCCAGGCTTTTGCTCTTAAAACAATTTCTCTTCAGATAGATAAAGCCTTTCCTTTGACAGCATTTATCTATATAATGTGTTAAACTGAAACTTTAACAGCATGTGCAAAGCATAATCCTAAATTTAATCACCTGTAAGATTTTGGGATATGTTTATCTAGGTCTGAGATTCATAACCAGGCCTTTTCTCTGCCACAAATCAAAACCTCAGTTCTGATCCCTTGACATGGTGAGATTAGAGCTTGAGGCTGTATCTTACCTCTGTGGAAAACCCTTATGGAAAATTTTACTCCACTGATGGTAcgcactgttttcttttttctctctctttggcAAAATGATTATTACTATCCATGTAAAACCAATCTGTTTAACAGTGATAAACCCTatgttcctttttcattttttatttaaaagttttaataaaaaaataaacactactTCCCAATATTGAAATAAGGAGAGTACTCTGTTCTTAATATAGCTACCCCCAACAGCTAtaccttcaaaatatttgattttacttttaaatcttATATAATTGTAACCAGAAATAAGTTTTTCCCCTGTGTAATCATCATACTGTACTACTGGCACTATACTGTAGACATTTTTAAGAGCAGTGCTTATTACTGCAAGTAGTTCAATTAAATTAAGTCCAAAACAACAGTGAAGCAGGAAGAACACTGACTACAATGAAACTAATGAGAGTATCAAGCATTATGGACTTGGAAGAGAAGAACTTtagtaaactgaaaaaaaaaatattcaactgCAATCTCTGGTAAAGAACAATACTGGACCATGCTACTGTATACAGAAATCTTAAAACTAATGCAAACTCTTctttgaagtttattttcacagcctaacttaaataacaaaaactttTGCTCAGAAtgaggcaggagaggaagcagcagtgttGTAAGTAATTTTTAACATGAAGTAACACATTATACCCTTGGAAATGTAGTTTACCAAGGCCTCGCTAGCTTCCTAGTTGACGAGATTTACGTGTCCAACAGCTCACTGTGACAAGTTTCCACGTTAAACTAAAGGCTCTTCCACTCAGCCAATCTATGCTCAGGCAATGAAATCTAAAAACACAACACTAGTAAATTGTGCCATCAGACTGCTTGACTTTCTTCCAGTTGATACagaagagttttttgtttgtttgtttgttttttaaccgGATGGGACTGAAACAGTAATCAGAAGAACAGGTCTCCAGGCTCAAGGAGGATTACTCTGAGCTCTAAGGACTATCCATTAGGATTACTCAAAGTCAGTACCTGTGGGGTCAGTTCAGCTACTGGCCTCCCCCTGTGAGAAGTAAGCCAATGCTCATCCACTGTAGCATGTTAAAAGCCAGGTATAATGTCACGGAATCACAAGTCTAAATGCTGGGTGCTAACCTTGCCCTACAAATTTGGTCTCCTTATGCCTCTTCCTTGCACAGGATGGTATAGAGCAGGAGACATAACACCTTGTTGCCACAGAAGTGAGAAGCCCTCTCTCTAACTTTTGCTCCCAGCTGCATACTCCATTGTCAAACATTCTGCTAAACTAGATAAGTCACTTCTTTATCTTTTGCCAGGTGTACAGGTTTACACAAGATAAAGTCAGGTAAACAGAGCTTATCTCAGACAAAAATCAActttgagaaaaagagaaatgtctcCAGCAAGcagcatgacttttttttttttttttaataatggcCAAATTCATGGCTGTTCAAATGTGATGTTTTCATGTGATTTGTTTTTAGATAAAGTCACATAGGGACAACAAAACTctagttatattttttttaaagagtttgaACACTAGATGTCTTTTTTCAAAGTGTGAGAAACTTTGTTAGCTAGAGCTCCCATTATCTAGCTTCCCTTGTCCATCAACCATTACTAATCCAATTCTCCACATGACATGTGCTTGCTAACACCACAGCTTCTCCCCAAAATACCTCATACAGCATTCTGAACAGCTTTTAGTGGCAGACCAGCTAAAGTTGCCATGTTTCAGTGCAGGTTTGTGGGAGTAAATGTTATTGCTGTACCATTATTTAATTCAATTCTTAATTACCCCTCAATGTCTGCATGGGGAGcaaacacagattttaacaATGCAATTGTCAATTTGTTCATGTACGAAATATGGCAAATACAGTAATTCAAAGGTAATGTGGCTTTTCAATTTAGAAAAAGCTCAAACTCTTCAAAAAATCTGTAAAGCATTATAGGCTGAATATCAtctatatttgaaaatgtatctaTGCCATCAGCTATgtcaatagatttttttaataatgcataTTGGggtaagaaaaaagaagaattttatcCAGGAGAGtacaaaaaaatgaactagATTCCTCTTAGGAAGACAAATGAAGAATTTACTTCTgattgcaagaagaaaaaaaggtccCATACTAAATAATGCA
Proteins encoded in this window:
- the HACL1 gene encoding 2-hydroxyacyl-CoA lyase 1; this encodes MAEGEAVSGARLVAEALRAQNIEYMFGIVGIPVTEIAVAAQAVGIKYIGMRNEQAACYAASAIGYLTGRPGVCLVVSGPGFLHALGGMANATVNCWPLIVIGGSSDRNQETMGAFQEFPQVEAGRLYNKLSVRPSSLEVIPAVIEKAVRTSIYGRPGSCYIDIPGDFVNLEVNKSSVKYVECCPPPPISMAEHSAVSKAVSLIAHAKQPLLIIGKGAAYSHAENNIRKLVDLCGLPFLPTPMAKGVVPDNHPNCVAAARSTALQHADVVILLGARLNWILHFGLPPRFRQDVKVIQIDICAEELGNNVRPAAVLLGDINAVTKQLLEEFSKRPLKYPSNSEWWKKLREKIKNNEERSKVLALQKSLPMNYYTVFHHIRELIPKDSILVSEGANTMDIGRTMLPNYYPRQRLDAGTFGTMGVGLGFAIAAALVAKDRTPEKRVICIEGDSAFGFSGMEVETICRYNLPILIIVVNNNGIYTGLNADNWKEMLQYGDPATCVPPVSLLPNSHYEEIMSAFGGKGYFVKTPEELQKALKASVTDKQTPSLINVMIDPQSDRKKQEFPWLTRSNL